The Petrocella atlantisensis genome has a window encoding:
- a CDS encoding GNAT family N-acetyltransferase: MKMSEAKMDNLNRIDELYKVCILNLNESGIYQWDDRYPNITTYTSCIKDKCQYIFESDGDLIGSVILNESQSEEWNLVPWNYIDGRIIVIHALAINPKVQGKGYGQQVLELCEAYGFNNGYTAMRLDVFSKNAAAIRLYEKNAFQKVGEVTFSFKPIGHQQYYCYEKMLKE, encoded by the coding sequence ATGAAGATGAGTGAAGCCAAAATGGATAATTTGAATCGAATCGATGAGCTTTACAAGGTTTGCATATTGAACTTAAATGAAAGTGGTATTTACCAATGGGATGATAGATATCCTAACATTACCACATATACGAGTTGTATAAAGGATAAGTGTCAATACATTTTTGAGTCAGATGGAGATCTGATTGGTTCAGTAATTTTGAATGAAAGTCAATCTGAGGAATGGAATTTGGTCCCGTGGAATTATATTGATGGTAGAATTATAGTTATTCATGCACTAGCTATTAATCCTAAAGTACAAGGTAAGGGTTATGGTCAGCAAGTGTTGGAATTATGCGAAGCGTATGGCTTTAACAATGGGTACACAGCTATGAGATTAGATGTGTTTTCAAAAAATGCGGCGGCAATAAGATTATATGAAAAGAATGCTTTTCAGAAAGTTGGAGAAGTTACATTCAGTTTTAAGCCAATAGGTCACCAACAATATTACTGCTATGAGAAGATGTTAAAAGAATAA
- a CDS encoding DUF2691 family protein: protein MVHNGITFEIPNKPGQFLGDILNLFNPQDYIWDIEYDEIHLQRDNEYTGEFLFTEEYLSGEDLLNRAMTNTYYMIFITLRAFLNEASRDRYGSYDDFLKSDSQVFLTVYDCSYVMFSFKDGNILQEVYRNAEAKGFDNINLLTEESLREYNWV, encoded by the coding sequence ATGGTTCATAATGGTATCACATTTGAAATCCCGAATAAGCCAGGACAATTTCTTGGAGATATCCTAAACTTATTCAATCCTCAGGATTATATATGGGATATAGAATATGACGAGATACATTTACAGAGGGACAATGAGTATACAGGTGAATTTCTTTTTACAGAAGAGTATTTGAGCGGTGAAGACCTACTGAATAGGGCTATGACCAATACTTATTATATGATTTTTATTACCCTGCGAGCATTTCTTAATGAGGCTTCCAGAGATAGGTATGGCTCATATGATGACTTTCTAAAGAGTGACAGTCAGGTATTTCTGACTGTATATGATTGTAGTTATGTTATGTTTAGCTTCAAAGATGGTAACATTTTGCAAGAAGTATATAGGAATGCTGAAGCTAAGGGATTTGATAATATAAACTTGCTAACAGAAGAAAGTTTACGAGAATATAATTGGGTATAG
- a CDS encoding GrpB family protein has translation MEKELSEMTLEELWVLFPIILKEHNVEYKNWYEIEEEKFINLIGEKDIARINHIGSSAVNGLLSKPIVDILLELKEGCNLDIIIDRILDEGWTLMSSQEEPYMSRVFNKGYTKHGFSKKVYHLHVRLAGDWNELYFRDYLIDCKEVAEKYGQIKSELIDKYRNNRDGYTDAKSDFILQHTKEARKKYGSRYKM, from the coding sequence ATGGAGAAAGAACTGTCAGAGATGACACTTGAAGAATTATGGGTGCTATTTCCGATTATTTTGAAAGAGCATAATGTTGAATATAAAAATTGGTATGAAATTGAAGAAGAAAAGTTTATTAATTTAATTGGGGAGAAAGATATTGCTCGTATTAATCATATAGGGAGTAGTGCTGTTAATGGTCTATTATCAAAACCTATAGTTGATATTTTGTTGGAACTTAAGGAGGGGTGTAATCTGGATATAATAATAGATAGGATATTAGATGAAGGATGGACTTTAATGTCGTCCCAAGAAGAACCATATATGAGTAGGGTATTTAATAAAGGATATACAAAACATGGATTTTCTAAAAAAGTCTACCATTTACATGTACGTCTTGCAGGTGATTGGAATGAATTGTACTTTAGAGATTATTTGATTGATTGCAAAGAGGTGGCTGAAAAATATGGTCAAATCAAATCAGAATTAATTGATAAATATAGGAATAATAGAGATGGTTATACGGATGCAAAATCGGACTTTATATTACAACATACTAAAGAGGCAAGGAAAAAGTATGGCAGTAGGTATAAGATGTAA
- a CDS encoding DUF7255 family protein → MGKFEDNIINILEEIIGEEAIHQKTFDWLCNSHLVVEDNYTNKLLDKIFISLGGNLEGLSKKRSTKLKVDAFFSGINCIFEIDELQHFTTYRLNSLNLIKEYEHMVLGFDLDNYINYCEDNYKNAVRKGQKGYRRKTKDFPNKHGRAIQRAYFDSLRDLVVPIYLEKPVIRLSEFELLQMDTRDIKWYIADKISRYI, encoded by the coding sequence ATGGGTAAATTTGAGGATAATATAATTAATATACTTGAAGAAATTATTGGTGAGGAAGCTATACATCAGAAAACATTTGATTGGTTATGTAATAGTCATCTAGTAGTTGAAGATAATTATACTAATAAGTTGCTAGATAAGATATTTATATCTTTAGGTGGAAATTTAGAAGGTTTGTCTAAAAAAAGAAGTACCAAATTGAAAGTTGATGCATTTTTTAGTGGTATTAATTGTATTTTTGAGATAGATGAATTACAACATTTTACTACATATAGGTTGAATTCCTTGAACTTGATTAAGGAATATGAGCATATGGTTTTAGGCTTTGACTTAGATAATTACATTAATTATTGCGAAGATAATTATAAGAATGCAGTTCGTAAAGGTCAGAAAGGATATAGAAGAAAAACAAAGGATTTCCCAAATAAGCATGGTAGGGCTATTCAAAGAGCATATTTTGATTCATTAAGAGATTTAGTGGTTCCAATATATTTAGAAAAACCTGTAATAAGACTATCTGAATTTGAATTATTACAAATGGATACAAGAGACATCAAATGGTATATTGCAGATAAGATATCAAGATATATTTAG
- a CDS encoding transglutaminase-like domain-containing protein: MDLNIESNDINDYLKSSTIINFDDQSIVFLAEEICKNKVDDVDRIKAVFEYVRDKIDHSADVNGSAVTCNASEVLKFGEGICYAKSHLLAALLRYHGIPTGFCYQRLLLSDDKQYLIIHGLNGVYVKSLDRWIRLDARGNKLGVNSEFSIEVEKLAFQVDENQGEEDILIVYKEPDSNVISALHKYDTVEELFNNLPCNLSDN; this comes from the coding sequence GTGGATCTGAATATTGAATCTAATGATATCAATGACTATTTGAAATCATCAACTATTATTAATTTTGATGATCAATCAATTGTGTTTTTAGCGGAAGAGATATGCAAGAATAAAGTTGATGATGTTGACCGAATTAAAGCTGTTTTTGAATATGTAAGAGATAAGATTGATCATTCAGCTGATGTGAACGGGTCAGCGGTCACCTGTAATGCCTCAGAAGTATTGAAGTTTGGTGAAGGTATATGCTATGCTAAATCGCATTTACTTGCAGCATTATTAAGATATCATGGGATACCAACGGGATTTTGTTATCAGCGGTTATTATTATCTGACGATAAACAATACTTGATTATTCATGGACTTAATGGAGTATATGTGAAAAGTTTAGATAGGTGGATTAGATTAGACGCTAGGGGCAATAAATTAGGCGTAAACTCTGAATTTTCTATAGAAGTTGAGAAATTAGCATTTCAAGTTGACGAGAATCAAGGTGAAGAAGATATTTTGATTGTTTACAAGGAGCCAGATAGTAATGTGATTAGTGCTTTGCATAAGTATGACACTGTAGAGGAATTATTTAATAATTTACCATGTAATTTGAGTGATAATTGA
- a CDS encoding DUF4145 domain-containing protein — translation MDYKGHKGYSKPDGSTTEAWSDYTCGHCGTYVSGAVIAYTGPVGARAEWLVCTKCGHGSYRKDNNIIYPGQVEGPSLTGVPEDVYEAYNEARNCMSVNAFNATELICRKILMHVAVEKGAEEGKSFAFYLDELESLGYITPPMKKWVDIIRKNGNSATHKIEEPNKGRAMSSLMFTAELLRIIYEMEHFASTFSV, via the coding sequence ATGGATTATAAAGGTCACAAGGGATATTCAAAACCGGATGGTTCTACTACAGAAGCTTGGTCTGATTATACGTGTGGACATTGTGGAACTTATGTATCAGGCGCTGTAATTGCATATACAGGGCCTGTAGGTGCAAGAGCTGAATGGTTGGTATGTACAAAGTGTGGGCATGGTTCTTACAGGAAGGATAATAACATTATATATCCTGGACAAGTAGAGGGGCCAAGCCTTACTGGAGTACCAGAAGATGTATATGAAGCATACAACGAAGCTCGAAACTGTATGTCAGTTAATGCCTTTAATGCAACTGAACTAATTTGTCGCAAGATACTAATGCATGTAGCTGTTGAGAAGGGGGCAGAAGAAGGTAAGTCTTTTGCTTTTTACTTAGATGAACTTGAATCTTTGGGTTATATTACACCGCCAATGAAGAAGTGGGTAGATATTATTAGGAAGAATGGTAATAGTGCAACTCATAAGATAGAAGAACCAAATAAAGGTCGAGCTATGAGTTCTCTGATGTTTACAGCAGAGCTTTTGCGCATAATTTATGAGATGGAGCACTTTGCATCAACCTTCAGTGTATAG
- a CDS encoding DUF5680 domain-containing protein: MDKKIVEFLIRAKKATYAGKGNESEASRPNSHDLEYNEGELKYIDTYLGSGSFAGEEALWLEDIAFWSMNYIGRVLGADFQGDFLKEALLMVPEDMPYRGPEEYTSGSFTYRCEVEGDVAWFKGYEVILKDGIKVYECMFHGGEVKE, from the coding sequence ATGGATAAGAAGATTGTAGAGTTTTTGATTAGAGCCAAGAAAGCTACATATGCTGGGAAAGGTAATGAGAGCGAAGCATCGAGGCCTAATTCTCATGATCTGGAATACAATGAAGGTGAACTGAAATACATAGACACTTACTTAGGAAGTGGCAGTTTTGCTGGAGAAGAGGCATTATGGTTAGAAGATATTGCGTTTTGGTCTATGAACTACATTGGTAGAGTGTTGGGGGCTGATTTTCAAGGAGACTTCCTTAAGGAAGCTCTGCTCATGGTGCCAGAAGATATGCCGTACCGAGGACCAGAAGAATATACTAGCGGCAGCTTCACATATAGATGTGAAGTAGAAGGAGATGTGGCTTGGTTCAAAGGCTACGAGGTAATTTTGAAAGATGGCATTAAGGTCTATGAATGTATGTTCCATGGTGGCGAAGTAAAGGAATAA
- a CDS encoding transposase translates to MHQKACYQLLKEAPTPDAIASMHMTHLSALLLKASHGHFKKEHAKALRVLARESVGSSDRSLSIQITHAIEQIELLDSQLKTVESEMQSIMLSLDSLIMTIPGIGFVNGGMILGEIGNIKRFSNASKVLAYAGLDPSVYQSGNFVAKRTRMSKRGSKTLRYALINAANNVVRNNDTFKAYYDTKRAEGRNHYNTLGHCAGKLVRVIYKMLTDEVEFNLD, encoded by the coding sequence TTGCATCAGAAAGCCTGTTATCAGCTTCTTAAAGAAGCTCCTACTCCGGATGCTATTGCCTCCATGCATATGACTCATCTTTCAGCTCTTCTTTTAAAAGCCTCCCACGGCCACTTCAAGAAAGAACATGCTAAAGCATTAAGAGTTCTTGCAAGGGAGTCTGTCGGATCCAGCGACAGGTCTTTATCTATTCAAATAACTCATGCTATCGAGCAAATCGAGTTATTAGATAGCCAGTTAAAAACTGTTGAATCGGAAATGCAATCAATTATGCTTTCACTTGATTCACTTATCATGACCATTCCAGGCATTGGATTTGTCAATGGTGGAATGATTCTTGGTGAAATTGGTAACATTAAACGCTTCTCCAATGCTAGCAAAGTTCTAGCTTATGCTGGGTTAGATCCGTCTGTTTATCAGTCTGGAAACTTTGTTGCCAAACGTACACGTATGTCAAAACGAGGATCAAAAACCTTACGTTATGCATTAATTAATGCTGCAAACAATGTTGTTCGTAACAACGACACATTTAAAGCTTATTACGATACTAAAAGAGCTGAAGGCCGAAACCACTACAACACTTTAGGTCACTGTGCCGGTAAGCTTGTCAGGGTCATCTATAAGATGCTTACTGACGAAGTCGAGTTTAATCTCGACTAA
- a CDS encoding YdcF family protein: MNVGYLLFLVSFLIVQLLIHNGITYETEEDDYDYILVLGAGLRGQELSTILRLRLELAVDLAAEEEEVIYIVSGGQGPGEDIPEALAMSLYLSDNGVNPDRIILEDMSTSTQENIEFSKSLVDVHFGEESTGLLITNEFHMFRALELADREGLLVKGLACKTPLTIRLNYLIREYFTIINSLVLGKLSMILHLTAKLGNRLC, translated from the coding sequence ATGAATGTTGGTTACTTACTATTTTTAGTATCCTTCTTAATTGTTCAACTATTAATTCATAATGGAATCACTTACGAAACAGAAGAGGATGATTATGACTACATACTGGTTCTTGGTGCTGGATTAAGAGGGCAAGAGTTATCGACAATTTTGAGATTGAGGCTAGAGTTGGCGGTCGATTTAGCAGCAGAAGAAGAGGAAGTAATATATATTGTTTCTGGAGGTCAAGGACCTGGTGAGGATATTCCAGAAGCTCTGGCAATGTCTCTTTATTTATCTGATAATGGTGTGAATCCTGATCGTATTATACTTGAAGACATGTCTACATCAACCCAAGAGAATATTGAGTTTAGTAAGAGTTTGGTTGATGTACACTTTGGTGAAGAGTCTACAGGGCTTCTAATTACCAATGAATTTCATATGTTTAGAGCATTAGAATTAGCTGATAGGGAAGGTCTACTAGTCAAAGGTTTAGCCTGTAAGACTCCATTGACGATTCGATTGAATTACTTAATCCGAGAGTACTTCACAATAATTAACAGTTTAGTGTTGGGTAAGTTGTCGATGATACTGCACCTAACAGCGAAGTTAGGCAATAGATTATGCTAG
- a CDS encoding GNAT family N-acetyltransferase produces MIIRQEQPSDYDEVYELVKKSFATSTNEGEWEYLNEVRKKDEFIPELSLVAENDDGMLIGQIVLYKTDITTSDNVYTELLLSPISVHPDFFRRGIASKMMKEAFQIARGMGFTAIFLCGNPDFYHKFGFKGSYKYAILHIADKTQKAEWCMALELIPDALINKAGTINIQ; encoded by the coding sequence ATGATTATACGACAAGAACAACCGTCTGATTATGATGAAGTTTATGAACTTGTTAAGAAGTCATTTGCTACATCAACTAATGAAGGTGAATGGGAATATTTAAATGAAGTACGAAAAAAAGATGAGTTTATTCCAGAACTTTCATTAGTAGCAGAGAATGACGATGGAATGCTGATAGGACAGATTGTTTTGTATAAAACAGATATTACAACTTCGGATAATGTTTATACTGAGCTTTTACTATCACCAATAAGTGTTCATCCAGACTTTTTTCGCAGAGGAATTGCGAGTAAAATGATGAAGGAAGCTTTCCAAATTGCAAGAGGTATGGGATTTACGGCTATATTTCTATGTGGTAATCCAGATTTTTACCATAAGTTTGGTTTTAAGGGGTCTTATAAATATGCAATATTGCATATTGCAGATAAAACCCAAAAAGCTGAATGGTGCATGGCGTTAGAATTAATACCTGATGCATTAATAAATAAAGCTGGAACAATTAATATACAATAA
- a CDS encoding aminoglycoside phosphotransferase family protein: protein MEDKDIRKICHENHLFCNKITRVEGSFNKEIYFIDDKYLIRTSKQSMLNEQFKFDRIRDLKHVPKIVFSSDQRSMECKIYYIILQYIQGIELFTKYDDLQNQDIYNIGVEIADFLSGLHTIKGEEYDIGHYVPIIPDFDKSWKAGHQKYWDLIYNGLKDIPLSDNAWRIIERSNDYINENISSMDFENGHSLIHNDFHFKNIIVNKNVFSGVIDWECSQYGEADFDLIHLLHWSLFPPSDASNMMQLFETVFIHYMKKSNIPMIEKRLTIYLLEHDCIQILWSQGKKAEELLPRIEWWIRNLEKYIVDLLKLVDTGSFH from the coding sequence ATGGAAGATAAAGATATAAGAAAGATTTGTCATGAAAATCATCTGTTTTGTAACAAGATTACCAGAGTGGAGGGTAGTTTCAATAAAGAAATATATTTTATTGATGATAAATATTTGATTCGAACATCAAAGCAATCAATGCTTAATGAACAATTTAAGTTTGATCGTATCAGGGATTTGAAACATGTACCCAAAATAGTCTTCTCCTCTGATCAACGCAGTATGGAATGTAAAATCTATTATATTATCCTTCAATACATACAGGGCATTGAATTATTTACTAAATATGATGATTTACAGAATCAAGATATATATAATATAGGAGTAGAGATTGCTGATTTTTTATCTGGGCTTCATACTATAAAAGGAGAAGAATATGATATTGGTCATTATGTGCCGATAATACCAGATTTTGATAAATCATGGAAAGCAGGACATCAAAAATACTGGGATCTTATATATAATGGGCTTAAAGATATACCACTGTCAGACAATGCATGGAGAATAATAGAACGGAGTAATGATTATATTAATGAAAACATATCAAGCATGGATTTTGAGAACGGTCATTCTTTAATACATAATGATTTTCATTTTAAAAATATAATTGTAAATAAGAATGTATTTTCAGGGGTAATTGACTGGGAGTGTTCACAGTATGGAGAAGCCGACTTTGACCTCATACATTTATTGCACTGGAGTTTGTTCCCGCCGTCAGACGCTTCTAATATGATGCAATTGTTTGAAACGGTCTTTATTCATTATATGAAAAAAAGCAATATTCCAATGATTGAAAAGAGACTGACAATCTATTTATTAGAGCATGATTGTATTCAAATACTATGGAGTCAAGGGAAGAAAGCCGAGGAATTACTACCAAGAATAGAATGGTGGATAAGAAACCTAGAAAAGTATATCGTAGATCTATTAAAATTAGTGGATACTGGCAGTTTCCATTGA
- a CDS encoding DUF2971 domain-containing protein — translation MGSTENILYHYCRIDTFMKIIHNKTIRVSDCSKTNDYSEIQWIATSMKNRIIDTIISDIEFSKIYDYNNELFDKVSKRISATIDVVFLNNTRSMLTFVSCFSEEGDILSQWRGYADDGKGLSIGFNKEILLTFDTGGYNYFFKKVVYDNETQSEYVKNQIVELVNAYKNIEDEFDIPRLLNDFLFDVCLRISAFRNDSPFFKNNAFSEEKEWRLIINNHLSNYNTNYKNCIEEV, via the coding sequence ATGGGTTCTACTGAAAATATACTATATCATTATTGCAGAATAGATACATTTATGAAGATAATACATAATAAAACTATCAGGGTTTCGGATTGCAGCAAGACAAATGACTATTCTGAAATTCAGTGGATTGCTACATCAATGAAGAATAGAATAATTGATACAATTATTTCTGATATTGAATTTAGTAAAATTTATGATTATAATAATGAGCTTTTTGACAAGGTAAGTAAGCGGATTTCAGCAACAATCGACGTTGTTTTTTTGAATAATACTAGATCAATGCTTACCTTTGTTTCATGTTTTTCAGAAGAGGGTGACATTTTAAGTCAATGGAGGGGCTATGCTGATGATGGTAAGGGTCTATCCATTGGTTTTAATAAGGAGATTCTATTAACTTTTGATACTGGTGGTTATAATTATTTTTTTAAAAAAGTAGTCTATGATAATGAAACGCAAAGTGAGTACGTTAAGAATCAAATTGTAGAATTAGTTAATGCATATAAGAATATTGAAGATGAATTTGATATACCTAGGTTATTGAATGATTTTTTGTTTGATGTTTGTTTAAGAATATCAGCATTTAGAAATGATAGTCCATTTTTTAAGAATAATGCATTTTCAGAAGAAAAAGAGTGGAGATTGATTATTAATAACCATTTATCTAATTACAATACAAATTATAAAAACTGTATAGAGGAAGTTTGA
- a CDS encoding HAD family hydrolase, with protein MRRYQTMLFDLDDTLLDRDKAVDRMFSIILENCYGEVRESAKSDMLQKFKEYDNGGGYSNKVEIFESFFNVFPPKYRLQGNNIMDFWNNNFPSCFSLKQNTINIVNSIKVHVKVGIITNGITQRQKEKIVNTNLDRCFDIIIISDEVGYSKPDKRIFKLALNKLDVQPETALFVGDNIEKDIGGCQNANINGIWFNPRKVINDTMIKPYAEISSLEELLVYFT; from the coding sequence TTGAGACGTTATCAAACGATGCTCTTTGATTTAGATGATACCTTACTTGATAGGGATAAGGCAGTAGATAGAATGTTTTCAATTATTTTAGAAAATTGTTACGGCGAAGTTAGGGAATCAGCAAAAAGTGATATGTTGCAAAAGTTCAAAGAATATGATAATGGGGGTGGGTATAGTAATAAAGTGGAAATCTTTGAATCATTTTTTAATGTGTTCCCACCAAAGTATAGGTTGCAAGGTAATAATATTATGGATTTTTGGAACAATAATTTTCCCAGTTGTTTTTCGCTCAAACAAAATACAATAAATATCGTAAACAGCATAAAGGTACATGTTAAAGTTGGAATTATAACAAACGGTATTACACAACGTCAAAAAGAAAAAATAGTTAACACTAATTTAGATCGTTGCTTTGATATTATTATAATTTCCGATGAAGTAGGATATAGTAAACCCGATAAACGTATTTTTAAATTAGCATTAAATAAGCTTGATGTACAACCTGAAACTGCATTATTCGTAGGGGACAATATAGAAAAGGATATCGGTGGTTGTCAAAACGCAAACATCAATGGCATATGGTTTAATCCCCGTAAGGTCATAAATGACACCATGATAAAACCATATGCTGAGATTAGTTCTCTTGAAGAATTATTGGTTTATTTTACATAA
- a CDS encoding type II toxin-antitoxin system Phd/YefM family antitoxin, giving the protein MIAITSSQVRSHFKEICDKVVEDVEAIIVTRSRGENIVMMSEAEYNNMMENFRVFSNPERYQKIKDGIDQYEQGKYSERELIDD; this is encoded by the coding sequence ATGATCGCTATTACAAGTTCCCAAGTACGTAGCCACTTCAAAGAAATATGTGACAAAGTAGTAGAAGACGTCGAAGCTATTATCGTAACTCGTTCACGTGGCGAAAACATAGTAATGATGTCAGAAGCCGAATACAACAATATGATGGAAAACTTCCGCGTCTTTAGCAATCCAGAAAGATACCAGAAAATCAAAGATGGTATTGATCAATACGAGCAAGGCAAATACTCTGAAAGAGAGCTAATAGATGATTAA